CAAAGTTACACGAAAATATAATGTAATGAACGGTTGTAATTCTAAATAACAATGaagattttttgtgataaaacgtCACATCAGTCGTGCTAATATGTTTGCAAGTTGCAATCGGAGATAACAAAATGACCGAAAAACAACACAAACTGTTTATTGAAAAATCAATCTTTCGATATAGAGCGAAAAGACAAACATCGACTTGTAAGACAACTTGTTCACATGAAATTCAAAACTCACCCGCTAAATAACCCAAGCACAAAAACTAAACTCACAAACCAGCTTTgatagaaaaattgaaaaaaaatatatatagctagaattaaaaggaaaacaaaaaaaagatgaTAAGAATCAAAACCTTCTGGACCTAAGGCCATGTGTATAACTCAACATGCCTTATTGTAGCATCGCTGTCATCACGGGCAGGCGTCGATGGATAGATTTTTCGTGAGCGAGATGAGAGAACCCATCCTCATCCCACCTGATTCGACATCAATGTTTCTCCCTCCACCATTCATATGCTTCTGCAAAATGTGGTTAGTGGTGGGGGGGTTAGACCAAAATTAATTAACCGAAAGTTTTCTGCACAAATGTCACGATTAATGAAAACAAACGAAAGTGagcatttgcttgttttttttttttttttcatttactttATGTCGAGTGTCACCAAAGCATCGTTAAGTTCAGGGAAATCATATATCTACAAGTACAATATGTAATAGAATACCATACAGATGAAAATAGTCATTTGAAAGCACAGCTCGTAAACTCAATAGAGTAGATGTCCTGCTAAAATGCATTacacaaagaaatgaaaacttACAGTGATATCACCATTATCATAATTTTCCATTTTCAAAGTTGCCGGTTTATTGCTCCTTTTGGCTTGCAGAGACTTCTCccgattttcatagaacgtaaagTCATCTAGCAAAGACGTTTTGGCTGTGTAACTTTTAAAAATGTTCAGCATTTCCAAACCTTGCTTGAGGCCAATCTGGAAATTATAATACAAGTTAAAACAGTCTTAATACAATCATGCCATAACAATGAAACAGAGAACATCCATCAGAGCAAACAAGGAAATCGAGGTTGTAATGTTTCAAGGAAAAACACTGCTGCCAAtgagataaaaaataaatatagtacCTCCTGAGTGTCCCGGGTAAAAGTTACTGGTCTGTTGTCATTGTTTTCAAGGATAATGTGCCGCAACTTAGAGTTCGGTATGTCCTTTATTACATGCCACTTTACTGGGAAGAACCCACTCCACTTGTCAACTTGCCAGAAATCCATATCTTTATTAAAATCTACCCGTCCAATCATCTCAGCTACACCAACAAACTGTCCACTTCCGTTTACCTGAGAACAATAATAAAAGTTCAATCTCAAATGCAAGACCGGGAAATGAGACACTCTATAACCCAAAAATCAAGAGAAATTGCATATATCAAACTCAccgagaagaagaggaagatgggACACTGAGTGCTGGTCTCCCTCAATTTCAATTCCACATCATGAAATGATGCATCTAGTTTCTTATTGCCGTTGGGAGTGCTGGCCCAAACATCATATTTAATGGACTTATGGACATCGTCTTCACTGTAAGACTTGATGACATAAAACTTCGCTTTTTCATAATCAGTCTGAAAATCTGGCAAGTTATATTTCTCTCTACGGACACTAATTCCTAGTTCTTCCTTCTCAATTGGTGAGTCTAATGGAGAAATCTTGTTGTGGGACCTTGGACCACGTGTCAACTCAGCTGAGGATTCAAAATCTTCATTCCTGTTATATTTTTCCCTCGACTTGAAACTATCATTTCCATTAGATTTGTAGTATGTTTGACCAGTAGGAGGAAACAAACCATATTTCTGGTTGGTAAATGATGAGAATCTTCCAGCTGGTGGGTATCCCTTCAAAACACCCGCTGAGAAATCATTACCCAGATGAGTAATCTGTGGATTTAAATTTATACCAAAAATTAGAAGGTTCTGGTTATATATCAGCAAATAAATTTGGAAGTTACTGAATCAAAGTTGCAGAAATTTTGTTCCAAACCTTGTTTAATGACTTGCTAGGTTGTGCAGGGAGAGACTTGGAAAACTTGGTTGGGCCATGGGCTTTAGTCGATATAAAACCATTTGACCTAGATAAAGCAGTTGATGCATGTCCAGCCTTTACATTTCCAAAACCAGCATTTCCTGCAGTCGAGACGTTTCCACCGAATGTTGTGTCCCAGGAATAACAAGGCGCAGCTTCTGATCCATATGAAACAGGTGGTTGCATATATCCTGAGGAAGGATAATACTGTTGTTGGCCAACACCTTGCCCGTCCACTCCCATCAGAGTTCCTGGGGCATAGGGGTTATAGCTGGGAAGGAAATACACCATTGAACCATTGTCTGACTGCGCACCCTGGAACGTCATTAAGAAAAAGAAGCAATTGCATGCTCAATTAGAAATGATCACATTCATGAATAAATTATGCACCCAAGACCCAATTGAAACAGCTAAAAGATGAACATACCGTATGTGAACCATTACCGTGCAAATAACCGTGATCATCCATCTGCGTAAACGATCCAGTATATCCTGCGCCCCCAAGAAATCCAAAATTTGATACTAAAATGAATCTACGTCACAGAAATAACATGTACTTTGACTAAAGCACAGTTTAGACAAACCAAACTACATTAAGCACTCTTCTAGAAGTGTATTCACGTCTTTTATTCCAAATTTGACACAGAGTTTCATGTTTTTTATGATAAATACAGCTTTAGTATCTCAACAACATAATCCTTATTGCACTTTTCACGATGGATTTCATGTTTGAACTGTATACTCATGCTAATTGCCTAGTTGCAATCCTTACAAATAGGTAGATggattgcataacacataaacCTTTAGTAACAGCAGCAAAGTTttcattgaaaaaacaaattgtaTTGCTCAATGGGAATCACCACTCAAAAATAATCATATTACAATAAGAATAAACGTGCAAAAGATGATAATAAAGATCTTATGTTGCTTATGCACCTAAGTAAATTAAAGGCTTTAGTAGAACTGTATTATATAAATAAACTATGGACAGTCAGACCAAACACAAAGAACCATTTTGACATCTAACCTGGGTAATAATAATTGTAACAGCTAGTAGGTGGATAGTAAGCACCATGCTCTCCGACTGAGACTTGATCGGTCTCACTTTTGATGCTAGAGGTGACATCCAATAAAGGAGACATTGACTTTGAATCAGATGGTCTTCCGTCTTTCCCAGAAACCTGCAAGAGAAATACATAGAGAAGAACAGAAATGAGAATATTATAGTCAAGGCCGAACCTAACATTATCTAAAACACAACCCATGTCCAAATATAAACATCACAACTTGCaatctaaaaaaattcaaaactttaAGGATACAATAAAAAACACATGCAACATTGGTATTGGAATACAAAATCCAATCAATCAAGAAACAATCAACATGGCTACAATTAAAGGACAGGGAGGGGGCAGAAAGCAGGGACAGATACAGAAAAAATGAAACATCTGGTAAAGAAAGGATTTACATACCACTTCTTGCTCACTCAATCCAGTAACAGGATCTGCCTTCAATACAGTGGATACAGGCTCTACTGGAAACAGATAGTCAAGAAAAACATCAGATGTTTGCCCatccaaaataaaattttccattaaTTACGCAAAAATTGATATCAATTAGGTCAATCATATTAAATAGAACTTCAAGCAAATCATTAGATAGATGCATAAACTGTAGCAAAACGAAATCATGATATTTTAGCAAGGAGAATTTCACTGCAACACAACAATTCATGGAATTTTCTACCATGAAAGCACATATCTACGGCTTCCGAAAATTATTTACCCCCAACACTTAATTCAATCATTTAAAACAAACCCAAAAATTATTTAACCTAAAAACCCTGCAAATATGATTGTCTACTAAAACTTGAAACAAATTCCACAAAGACTAAGAGTTAGTCAACAATTACCtttctcaattttcttttcGCCCGCCATTACCAATCCTTAAAACCCAATTCAACCTGGAACTGAAcaacaaagaaggaaaaaaataggAGGAAAACAGAGGTCAGTAAGATGTAATAGCACTATTATCCTCCTAGGGTTTATAAGCCTCACAGCAGTGTGACCCTAACTGGTAAACtttcaaaattaaataaatataggAATTCTAATTAAAAATTCACCATGAACTTAACCCTTaagttatctttttttttttaacaaaatttgaCCAGTTTCAGAAGAGATTTAAAAAATAAGAGGGGCAACTTATGCAACAGGCGTACATTAGCAAATCCATGAAATTAGGTCGTGAAAAAGATTCGATTTTTCCCTTGGAAAACACTAGATTCCATTTTCCCTTCTGATAGGGACATCTGGGTCATCTtccttttttctaaaaaaaaattgaaagcttcaccaaaaataaattaaaaaaatataagaagCGGAAAAATATGAGGACAAATTAATCAGacttttcaaaaagaaaatctCAACCCTGAGATATTTTTCAAACGCATTAGGAAATCTTCTTCCGCAAGATTTGTTGATTTGATGAAATCAATGCaagaaaagaagaggaaattttcaaattttgaattttaaaattgaaaaactcgTTTCCTTTTTTCCCAAGAAAATCTCTCTGGCTTCAACGATACTACAAGCAGAACAAAgaacaatttcaaaaataaaaaataaaaaattagaagcaGAAAAGGGGATTCATGGTCGATTTTCATGTAAGACGCAAGAACTGAAAAAGTaaaagttgaaattttaatttaattttcatacAAAAAACAAGAACTTCTACCAATCAAAACAGCGTACGAAAGCGTTTCGAAGAACcagaaatttgatttaaatgaacAAAAACCGTAAAAAGTGAAAAGAGAAACGCACCTAAGAAGCGCGGATCGAAACGAGTGAGGCCGATCTGCTGCGATAAAAGGAAGAACCGCTTCTGCGATTcgaattctagagagagagagaaagcgacagagagagagagagagaggagagagaggagagtgagACGAGTGTGCGACTGTAGAAGAAGAAGTGGGAGGGGAACCGGCACTGACGCACTGTGTGGTGTAAGCCCTTAAGAAATAAAGGAATGATCGGAGGGCCACGATTAGTTCCTAGTTTTTTGAAGAAGGTTTTGGAGCCGTTGGATTAGTGTGGTTAAAAAAGCGGGTGCCGACGTTTTGGGAAGGGCATTCTCATTAATTTCCCGTTGTTTGTTCGTTTGGagggatttgaaaattttgtcaCTTCGGGtcggttttatgttttttttatgatttgttTTGCTCGTTGTCCTCCGTTCCGTTTTTAGCAAATACTTTGAAGACATGACTTTTCACGGTGGCATTTTAAATCCcgtttaaaagtatttttaaaataattaaaaatattattagtttagatattttttaaatcaatttttttagtaaTAAGTCGAAAGAACActgaaaaaaatactataaatgTTTCATGCAAGCACTTAATGTATTGTtggaactcaaaatcaatttcatcaaaaaaacttttattcattttaaaagtacttctaaACGAATACTTAGTATTagttaattgtattttttttttaatttcaatgtATGATACACGTACTTTTAACGTTTCATACAAATTagatttgggggggggggaggatggttgtttggatttgaaaaacatgacacgaaaataacaagAGTGGAAAAATACGGGAATGAAGACAATATAAAATGGCAATAAATGTCAGAAAAACAACCATGACTCTCTAATAGCAAACAAGACGACATTTGTTGGTGGAGCACAAGAAGGTGGgagtttttttttctgttatgttatgttatgttttttttttttaataaatggtattatctacattaagagagAATGGGTGAGTTTAGtctcataatgagctagcaataatgtggttcaaattcgcctttggtaagaatcaaacataaaacctcttatttacaagtgaagaagaatactattAGACCGTAGCTAAGTGGCAAGAAGGTGGGAGGTTTAGAGGGGAATGAGGAGTTTATTTCTCTCTAACCCCTAAAGAGAGAAGTTCTCACTTTTCCACATCTTTCGACTTTATTTTCTGTGTTTATTTTGCTTATTTCATATATGTCGATGGACACATATTCTTTCACTTAATCTCTtgtcacttaatactacagtttaataatatttatctTCACTTATCAGTGAGAGATTTCTCAGTGTCATCGTGCCTCCCTTCGTTCTAGTTGAATCTCTAACAAAAACTCTCTCCCATTATTTGACTAATATCtgtacaaaaaataaacagGGAGATCCATCACTTTCGTTCTAGTTGAATCTCTAACAAAAACTCTCTCCCATTTTATCTAAATTTATAACAAAATAAGAATGTGACAGAGAATGGATCATATTAAATATGTCGACTATATGCTATAATATGATACAAGAGAGTGGCCCATTAAGTTTGCATGCTCTTAGTTGCCCAACTACAATTACACAATATTTGGGCCTGAAAAGGCCCAACTTTATTATCCTCCATAACACTATCATCCTTCTCTCAAATATGCTTGATTTGCCTAGCAAATCCCCTTCATAAATCAAAAGAAAGAACCTACTTTTCACATATAGCACGGCTAgcttcaacaaaatcaagccactctaggaccatatatatatagtcGGCTTTCTTTGAATATATAGGAGCTATAGCTatagccatatatatatatatatatatatatatatatatatattaattaaactccaaaaaaagatggagaaaaaaaaacatgttcgtttcttatttattaaaccaaagtATCTTGTTTGAACTTGGGACATTTTCCGTCTTTATCGACATTCTCGAAGTTTTGGGAAGTGGCTAAGGACGAGGACGACTGAAAGGATTCGGGAGAGTGACGAGGAAACTCTGATAGCATCTGAACGACTTCTCTCATCGTCGGCCTCTCGACGCTGTTTTCTTGGATGCAAAGCATTGCAATGAAGAACATGTGCATTGCTTCATCTTTGGGCAGAGATACTGTAAGCCTATGATCAACAATATTTGTAACGTCCTCTTTGCGACaattcgttgctttcttcgacCACTGCACAATGTCCACGCCTTCCCCGAACTCGCCCACCGGCCGACGCCCTGTCAGAAGCTCTAACAGGACAACCCCAAAGCTATATACATCGCTCTTCTCGTCCACCCTCAGTGTGTATGCATACTCTGCAacacatgcatgcatatataaaCAGCATGAGTAACAAAACTTCGAAAGATAAATAAACCCACAAAAAAGGGCCCAGGGCCCAAATTTGAAACAAAGCAAAAAGTAGTTTAaagacagaaaaataaaaaagtgaatGGATTGATGCAAGTTGCAAGAGGGAGAACCGAAAGGAAAGCAAAGCAGTCGGGGCTTTCAACAGGTAGCGGTGgcctatatatataataaacatgtatgtatatgtgtgtacgtatataatttaaatggacgTGCATGTCCGGTTAGCTTTCACGACAGTCAAGAGCTGTTGGGTTAGACATCACTGCCGGACTTCTGTCCTATGTTGTGTATTGTGTGTCATTGTCAGATTGACCTCACAGGGTACAGATTCTGATATCAGATCGAGAGAGAGGATGATAAGTTTTACATTAACCGGTTGTGTGTTGTGTTACCAAGAAAATTCCATGCATAATGATCTTATTTGtttcttccctctctctctccctgtcTCTGTCGACAGTGGACACATATCGCGGTGGTTTATAGACTTGTCAAACACATGGTTTTTTCTAGGGTTTCGTGTGTACTGGGACTGCATGTATAGAGATTTTTTTATGGGAGGGACTTCGAGAGATTGTGCATGTGCAGGCCTTGTGATGCTATAGGAATCACATTTACTAATTAAAGGTATTAGGAATCCCAATCACACaactcaaaaatcaataaacaaaaggaaaataaggaataagaaaataatttacatttttttttgttttatttaatcTTGTTTAATTATGTATATtattttcgtttgatttatttaattaataattttttaaaaattatatgtGCTTGGCTAAAAAATATGTGTGAAAATCAACTCCATAAGAAATATAGTAAATTAACTTaggttttcttcttcatcagttttttattttattttatttttttatgttagaAGATGTCTCGAGATGCAATTCCCCTCCCTTTTTAATTAagtatttaaagaaaaaatttctAACACCTAAATGGACCCAaaatttcgacaaaaaaaaaaataaggaccCAAACTAACACCTTAAGTTCTcaaccaagaaaacaaactaATGCCTTACATGATTACACTGGTATGTATATTCTTTATGGTCATGATGAAGTCCAAATAATAAAGGAAAAGTAAAGATTTTTGCATAAGAAATCATGtccaattaaaaaaatgtaaaatattaacaaaaaTGATTTTATAAAATCCAACAAACTGTACTTTTGGACCGATACATAAGCATTGAAAACTGACGGCTATGCTTGTCTAATGATGTGGCCCACAATTTTGACAAGAGCAAAAATTCACATATTAACTAACTTAACTACCAATGTAGTACCAACTTTGGTCAATGCATCGATACATTAGACAGCTGAATTTGGATAGCTGGATTTTGACAATCTTTTGTTATACACAAACTACACAAACCTTGGAATAAAATCATACTAAGGTAAAATTGatagagaagaagaaacaattaACATACCTGGTGCAATGTAGCCATAAGAGCCTGCAATTGCAGACATGCATTGAGACGTACCCCCATCCATCAAGAACTTGGCAAGCCCGAAATCCGCAACGTGCGCTTCAAAGCTCGAATTGAGCAAAATGTTGTTCGATTTCACGTCCCGGTGAAGAATCAATGGAGAACAATCATGGTGAAGGTAACACAAGCCTTTGGCAGCTTCAATTGCAATTTTGTACCTCAGATTCCACCCCAAGAAACCTCCCTTCTTCCCATGCAGTGCCTCTCCCAAGCTTCCGTTTCTCATGTACTCGTAAACAAGCAGATTGGTCTCCTTGTTCGAACAAAATGCCAGCAGCCTCACAATGTTTCTATGCCGAATGTTGCCTAACGTTTGGATTTCGGCTTTGAAGCCATGATCGTGGCTATTCGGTCCAAAACCAAGTAGCTTTTTCACAGCAATTTCAACCCCATTCGGCATTTTTCCATGGTAAACAATCCCTGCTCCCCCTCTTCCAATCACATTCCCGTCCATCACGCATTCGAGGATGTCAGCAATTGTGAATTCCAGCTTCTGGAATGcagttattttccatgaatcaGTACCGTTTCTTTTGAATGATTTGGCCTTGATGATAGCAGCCGCAGCAAACACCAGTGAGCATATTAGCAGGCCTAATGCAAAGATTAGCTTGAAATCCCCGTGGGTTTTTCGGGGTGTGCCTGTGATTGTGGTGATGTTGCAAGGGTTATTTAAGAAAGAGCCGCAAAGGTGGGGATTTCCGGCGAAAGCAGAAGCATTAAAGAAAGCGAACTGCCCTGATTCGGGTAGTTTTCCAGAGAAATCATTGAAGGAAAAATCAGCAATTGTGAGGCTCTTCATGGTTCCTATTGACTTGGGAATGTTTTGGTTCAAGTGGTTTCTCGATATGTTCAAGTAATTCAGGATGTGAACGTTGGAAATTTCGGGTGGGATGGAGCCGGACAGGTTGTTCTGGCTCATGTCAAGGTAAGTGAGATGGAAACAGTTTCCGATTTCCGGTGGGATTTCGCCAGAGAGCAAATTTCTGCGAAGATCAAGCTTTAGTACTTGATGGAGTTGGCCTATTGAAGGTGGGATTGGACCGGAGAATTGATTTCTGCTAAGTAGGAGGATTTGGAGGGAAGAGAAATTTGAAAGCGAAAATGGTAGAGGACCGGATAGGAGATTGTCCGACAGATTAAGCTGGCCTAATTTCGCTGGCTGCGACGAGCTATTAGCATTCTCCGACAACATGCCAGACAGGTAATTGTTTTGCAACTCTGCTAAATTCAGCAGAGGCAAATAAATTAAGCCATTTGGTATGCTACCGTTTAGGTAATTCTGCCCCAACCtcactctagtgagactagaaCATGTCCCCAAGCCTTGAGGGATTGGACCGAAAAGAAAGTTTTTCAAGAGAATTAGTATTCTTAGCTGATTGGATGAACACAAGTTTGGTGGGATTTTGCCGGTGAGCTTGTTCGAGGACAAATCGAGCAGTTGAAGCTTCCCGTTCTGGCCAAGTTTCTGCGGGATGATCCCGGTGAAGTTGTTCATCCACAGCCCGAGTGTTTCCAAATTAGGCAAGTCTGCGACGTAGTCTGGAATCGAGCCATGCAATCTGTTCATGAAGAGGTTGAAAAGCTTGAGCTGTTTGAGAGTGGAAAACTCAAATGGGATTTCACCAGTAAGTGCATTGTTGGAGAGATCAAGATTGACCAAGTTTGTCAAGTTGCCTAGATGCCTTGGAATTGAACCTGAAAGAAGATTGATGTGCAAGTAAAGGGTGTCGAGTGCCTTCAAATTCCCCAGCTCGCGGGGAATTCGCCCGTCCAGTTCGCAGCTCGAGAGATCCATGTGAACCATATTGACCAATTTTCCAAACTCCTTTGGAATCCCACCTTCAAAAACATTGTAATATCCCAAGTAAAGCTCTCTCAAGTTAGTGAGGTTGCCCAACTCGCCCGGAATTTCGCCAATGAGATCATTGCCGGCAAGTGACAAGTACTCCAAGCTGACTAAATTGCCATAAGATTTTGGGATTTTCCCACTGAAAAAATTGCCTCCAAGTTCCAAGAACCTGAGCTTGTTCAAGCTCAAAATCCCAAGTGGAAGAGGAGCAGTGAAGTTGTTGTTATAAGCATCAAACACTTCCAAATTGGCAATGCCTGAGTAGTTCCAATCCAGTCCTCCACTGAATTGGTTGTTGGATATGTTGAGGAACTGAAGGCTTGTGAGATTGGCAATGGCAATGCTGCCAGTGAAGTTGTTTCCTGCAAGAGAAAGGTCGGTGAGGCGGTCGAGGCCTGAAATCAGTGGAGATACAGAGCCGGATATACTGAAATCTGTTAAGTCCACTGCAACAACTCTTCCTCTATTGCACCGAACTCCGACCCACGAACAAACTGATCGTGGAGACGAAGAATTCCAAGTGCTTAAGGCCGGTTCGGGGAAATGGAAGCCTTGCTTGAGAGTGACTAAAACATGAAAATCACTGACCAAGGAAGAAGCAAAACAAGATGTGCCAACAAGAGAGAAAAATGTCAAGACAATAAAGGGGAAGACCATCATGCATGTGTGTTATTGTTTCCTGGAAAATAGTCAAGAAAATAGGTGTTGGAAGTATTCAAAGAGAAGATGGAGGGATTTAAGCGTTTGAGATTTTCCGATAAAGGACAGGAAAGTAGGAGGAATCTGAGAAAAATGAAGTGAGTATGGGGTTAAGGAATCAAACATCTTCTTTCACACAGAGTCTTCAAATACAAGGAAGAAGCTAAGCCTTTGCTTTTCTCCTTTTTGTCTCTTTATTTTCtgttcttttctcttctttcagagaagagaggaagaagattgAAATTCTGCTAAGCTATGAGCCTTCTTCAGTCAAAGCAAAGATGGAAAAAGCAGGAAgaaaaaaggagagaagaaggtttgttgaaaactttttttatttttgagaaaaaaaagaaaaaaagaaaagagaaccaATGAAATATAAGAGCCGTTGGATAACAAATTTAAAGTTAATATTTGGGAAGGAAAGGAAAAGTTCATGAGATGATGCTCTCGCTTTCTTTATTAtatgacaaaaatgccctttagCTTTAATCAAAGGGCATGGATGTGCCATGCTAGCTCTTTATTGCTTTGAATGAGAGTACTGGTGATGGAGCtgcattttcaattcaatcatTGAAAATGGTAACATTATCTTGAAGCTTTTGGCAAGCGACTGTATTTTTCAAAATCTATATGATGATGTAGTTGtgggaaagaaaaaagaaaggtgATAGGGGAAAAAATATGCCTCAAAGATGCAATGTGTGATTGAAAATCGAGGTTATAGCAGTGAAGAAATACGTACAAATAAAATCAATTATGAGTTTTTAATCAACAATGAAAGAGTGAGAGGAAACTAAATCATGGTTTTATACATAAGTTATTGAATGTTTAGTACAAGAATGTTTGCATAAATAACTTTCGTATGAT
Above is a window of Malus sylvestris chromosome 15, drMalSylv7.2, whole genome shotgun sequence DNA encoding:
- the LOC126604197 gene encoding YTH domain-containing protein ECT1-like isoform X1, which codes for MAGEKKIEKVEPVSTVLKADPVTGLSEQEVVSGKDGRPSDSKSMSPLLDVTSSIKSETDQVSVGEHGAYYPPTSCYNYYYPGYTGSFTQMDDHGYLHGNGSHTGAQSDNGSMVYFLPSYNPYAPGTLMGVDGQGVGQQQYYPSSGYMQPPVSYGSEAAPCYSWDTTFGGNVSTAGNAGFGNVKAGHASTALSRSNGFISTKAHGPTKFSKSLPAQPSKSLNKITHLGNDFSAGVLKGYPPAGRFSSFTNQKYGLFPPTGQTYYKSNGNDSFKSREKYNRNEDFESSAELTRGPRSHNKISPLDSPIEKEELGISVRREKYNLPDFQTDYEKAKFYVIKSYSEDDVHKSIKYDVWASTPNGNKKLDASFHDVELKLRETSTQCPIFLFFSVNGSGQFVGVAEMIGRVDFNKDMDFWQVDKWSGFFPVKWHVIKDIPNSKLRHIILENNDNRPVTFTRDTQEIGLKQGLEMLNIFKSYTAKTSLLDDFTFYENREKSLQAKRSNKPATLKMENYDNGDITKHMNGGGRNIDVESGGMRMGSLISLTKNLSIDACP
- the LOC126604197 gene encoding YTH domain-containing protein ECT1-like isoform X2; this translates as MAGEKKIEKVEPVSTVLKADPVTGLSEQEVVSGKDGRPSDSKSMSPLLDVTSSIKSETDQVSVGEHGYTGSFTQMDDHGYLHGNGSHTGAQSDNGSMVYFLPSYNPYAPGTLMGVDGQGVGQQQYYPSSGYMQPPVSYGSEAAPCYSWDTTFGGNVSTAGNAGFGNVKAGHASTALSRSNGFISTKAHGPTKFSKSLPAQPSKSLNKITHLGNDFSAGVLKGYPPAGRFSSFTNQKYGLFPPTGQTYYKSNGNDSFKSREKYNRNEDFESSAELTRGPRSHNKISPLDSPIEKEELGISVRREKYNLPDFQTDYEKAKFYVIKSYSEDDVHKSIKYDVWASTPNGNKKLDASFHDVELKLRETSTQCPIFLFFSVNGSGQFVGVAEMIGRVDFNKDMDFWQVDKWSGFFPVKWHVIKDIPNSKLRHIILENNDNRPVTFTRDTQEIGLKQGLEMLNIFKSYTAKTSLLDDFTFYENREKSLQAKRSNKPATLKMENYDNGDITKHMNGGGRNIDVESGGMRMGSLISLTKNLSIDACP
- the LOC126605944 gene encoding leucine-rich repeat receptor-like serine/threonine-protein kinase BAM3 codes for the protein MMVFPFIVLTFFSLVGTSCFASSLVSDFHVLVTLKQGFHFPEPALSTWNSSSPRSVCSWVGVRCNRGRVVAVDLTDFSISGSVSPLISGLDRLTDLSLAGNNFTGSIAIANLTSLQFLNISNNQFSGGLDWNYSGIANLEVFDAYNNNFTAPLPLGILSLNKLRFLELGGNFFSGKIPKSYGNLVSLEYLSLAGNDLIGEIPGELGNLTNLRELYLGYYNVFEGGIPKEFGKLVNMVHMDLSSCELDGRIPRELGNLKALDTLYLHINLLSGSIPRHLGNLTNLVNLDLSNNALTGEIPFEFSTLKQLKLFNLFMNRLHGSIPDYVADLPNLETLGLWMNNFTGIIPQKLGQNGKLQLLDLSSNKLTGKIPPNLCSSNQLRILILLKNFLFGPIPQGLGTCSSLTRVRLGQNYLNGSIPNGLIYLPLLNLAELQNNYLSGMLSENANSSSQPAKLGQLNLSDNLLSGPLPFSLSNFSSLQILLLSRNQFSGPIPPSIGQLHQVLKLDLRRNLLSGEIPPEIGNCFHLTYLDMSQNNLSGSIPPEISNVHILNYLNISRNHLNQNIPKSIGTMKSLTIADFSFNDFSGKLPESGQFAFFNASAFAGNPHLCGSFLNNPCNITTITGTPRKTHGDFKLIFALGLLICSLVFAAAAIIKAKSFKRNGTDSWKITAFQKLEFTIADILECVMDGNVIGRGGAGIVYHGKMPNGVEIAVKKLLGFGPNSHDHGFKAEIQTLGNIRHRNIVRLLAFCSNKETNLLVYEYMRNGSLGEALHGKKGGFLGWNLRYKIAIEAAKGLCYLHHDCSPLILHRDVKSNNILLNSSFEAHVADFGLAKFLMDGGTSQCMSAIAGSYGYIAPEYAYTLRVDEKSDVYSFGVVLLELLTGRRPVGEFGEGVDIVQWSKKATNCRKEDVTNIVDHRLTVSLPKDEAMHMFFIAMLCIQENSVERPTMREVVQMLSEFPRHSPESFQSSSSLATSQNFENVDKDGKCPKFKQDTLV